DNA from Pseudophryne corroboree isolate aPseCor3 chromosome 7, aPseCor3.hap2, whole genome shotgun sequence:
GCACTGCCCGCTCCTGTACCCGCTGCAATAACAGAAGCAATAGCCCGGAAAATGTTTAACCCCAAATATGCCCTGGTGACTGTCAAAAGTGCCAGCGAGTCGGGCAAGGATCCTAAACCAGAAGTCAGCGCTGTCAAGAAAATCATCACTAAGACCAGAGGGCTGACCTCACAGCATCATACGGATGAGCCCCAGATACACCCAGCACTACAAGATATGGAGAAAGCCAACATGTTTGACTATCTGCCCACATGGGTGGAGCCTGACCCAGAGCCAGGAAGTGATATCTTAGGTTATATTAATATCATTGACCCCAGCATCAAGAATGCACAGCTCTCACAGATGAACAGAATCAAGATTTGCGACACTTCCCAAGCAACAGCGCAATATATgcagcagagcagggagaatgAACTGAGGCAAAATCGGAACAGCCCAACTTGTAGCCATAGCAATACTAACCCATCTAGACAGGCCAGCCAAGATGCAGGTTCTAGTCCTAGTAATAGCCAAGGTAACCCATCTAGGCAAACCAGCCAAGTCGAGGGGTCTGGTCCTAGTAATAGCCAAGGTAATCCATCAAGGCAAGCCAGCCAAGATGTGCAGACTGGACCTAGTAATAGCCAGGGTAACCTATCCAGGCAGGCCAGCCAAGACGAGCGGTTGGAACCTAGTAATAGTTGTGGTAGCCCTTCCAGGCAGGAGTCTATCCCAAGTCCAGACATCGTGCCAGCAGAATCACCCAACGTGATTAATGATTTAGAACCTCAGCATACAAGTTACGATTCTGCACAAAAGCCCATAGAAGGCTTTGCCGAACTGGCTGGGAGTCATCACCTTGTGTCCAAAAACAAAGGTCCGGGAGCAGCTGATGGTAAGCCACCTCCGGTGCCAAAGCCAAGAACAGTGCCAGTCACCGACTTCATTACCTTGAAGAACACCCTGAATACCAAATCTAGCATGTCCAGTTCACCGACAGGAGAACTCACGGTGCCATCTGTCAACGGGGTGGACGCCGAGGGAAGAGATGCGGAGGATATTGACCTTCTGATTGAGACTGAACATACAGACCATGATCAGGAGGAAGACAGTGCTGACGTTTATCAGTTGTGTGCTGGAGAATATTCTTCCAGTGGTTCTGGTTCTCTACCCCCATCCAATGCCTCCTCCATGTCTGAGGAGTACTACCCATCCTCATCTGTGCACAGGAGGAGTTCGGACCGTATTCCCAACGGGGATCGCCCTCCTCCTCGCAGGAAGCTTAGTGATGGTTACATAAGCAGAGGAAGCTTCCTGAGCCCCGTCAGCTCCTCTCAGCCCTTAATGGAAAGGAGAGCCGCTGAAAATGGCAAAAGGAGGAACACGCTAGAGGAGGAGCTGAACCGTGTTCTATCCTCTGGCCACCAAATGCAAGGGACAGACCGGATCTATGCCTTGGAACCTCCTCAGGTGTGTATTGATATCAGCGAAAGTGATCTGCCACAAACTGACATGAAAAGTGAATTTGAGagctataaataaataataatttgacGCTTGATTTGTATTTCGAATATATGTACTGTAGTTGTGGATTTTACACCATGACCTTTCCGGTACCAGTTTGGCATGATCATCCAATCACCTTCTCCGTCCTGAACATTGCCCGGATAGGCTACATGTTGACCACCCCGGTCTGTATCTACTTGCACATGGGCGTGCAGGAGCTGGCTAAACTGAAATACTTTGTGCAGCTGTTACTATTcaatgctctgattggctctgACAGGCTATTGCTTTCCAGCCCCCTACACGTCTGTGTGTAACCAGCTGCTGAGCACAATAGGTGCTCTGGCCCTAGTCAAGGCAGCTAAGAAAAAATGAAGGCTTGTAACAAATGCTGTTCTTGGGTTTGTTGACAAACCAACTACAGGTTTTGAGAGACTTTCAGGCTATATGGTGTAACAATGGAGAATTGCAGTATTGTTGTTGTTGCAGCAGCTCTAAGAGGGCCTGCCCTGTTACCTCACAAAACTGTTAATGGTAAGCAGTGTTACACATACAGTGTGACCACTGTTCCAATAGCGACCAAGGGCTTAATAATATGGTGCCATGTTCACGTTGGATTATAACCTCATCTACCAGTCATGTTCCCTTTCATTTTGTAAACTATGCTATGTAATAGGACAGTGATCAGATGGTCTAAAACCAATTGCAGCTTTTATTTAATATGGCTGACATAGCAAGCAAAACAGTGATTCCCACTAATGGTCAAGTTGcaaaggagacggacattttgttAACTAAAATAATATATGTGAGAATGGCGACTCTCCGCTCAACTCAGAAGTAAATGTATGGGTCACATGCACTACTTTCCTATTTATTACTTGATGGGCCAAAGCCTGGTTCAACATACAAAATGGTTCCCTCCACTTTGTATAGGTGACATTATGGAAATTAGGTTTACTGACCAACTTCCACCTCTGATTTGCTGAACATTTCTAATTAAGTAATTAAAGTAAGGGGACCACATTCTACTCGGTTATAGGGTTGCATTCATCTCTAGTACACAGCATTGCTACATTATATACTCAAAGTATTATTACTCTACTTAATTGTGTGAGAAGAGGTTTAAGACcacaaacaaaatggctgcctatTATTCAGTATGTGTTTTTTTTCTTAGACTCTTCAGCATAAAACCATGTGTAGGCAGTCATCGCATTCAAGGTGATCTCTGTGGCTTTTTCTGGTAACCGACCCCTTAATGCAGCTACAACAAAAGCTGGATTATACAGCATGGGCAGGCTttgaactacatttcccagaatgCAATATTTTGGTTAATAGAGCATGGTAGCATTTCAGCCTGGTCTTCTGAATGTCAGTCAGCGTAAAAATGATTAGTGGTCGTGTTCAACTTCAATTTTTAGTATTAAACATTTGTCCTTATCACCCATGGGCTCTACACGGCGTTCTCATCAGGGATGTTTACAGTGGCATACCATTTCTTACACTTCTGCCTGTCTTTTATGTGTAATTGAGCCAGGGCCTGTTTATGCTTGCTTTTGCACGTTGCCAGGATTTATTTTGTTAATTCTTGCCATGTTGGAAGTGGTGTAAAGCGCTGGCAGAGCTGCCTGGTGGCGCCTCAGCAATTACCCTGACTAGATTGTGGTTTCTTTGACTTACACAGTTGTTTGGAGGATGTAAAGAACTGTCTCATAAATAAGCAATTGTTTTATCAGCATTACTTAAGATTACGGTTAGAATGACATATCTTTGTTTCAGAGTGCTCAAGGTTTGTTACCTCTGCCACATGTAGGGGCCACTCCACCACTGACATCGCACCCTGCCAACCCTCCACAGTGACCACATGCCCTCACCTTGCCAACCAGGATATTGTAGCAGGCTTATAACATGAGTAAGACTGGCAGGGGCTGAGGGTGTTGCGTATGGAGAGAGCAGAGGCATATGGGTGGCCATAATTACACTTCCCGTATTCACAGCCGTCTGTAGGTGATCTCATTGCTGAGTTATCATTTGTGTAACGGGATCGGTATGATTTGcccatggacgggatgccggctgtcagtatgccgacagcggcatcccgtccctcagaatcccgacagccccccattaagctccctaaccctcaccttttccctaccctaacactCTCTTgagggtgcctaaccctctccgcttggtccctaaccctcccccctgggtgcctaaccctaaccctcccttccccactgcataAACCTaacgctcccttccccgctgcctaaacctaaccctcccttccctactgcctaaccctcacccctgggtgcctaaccctaactctccctcccccccctgcctaaacctagcccgccccgctgggtgcctaaccctccctccccggtacctaaccctaatcttcccatccctaaaccctaaccctccttgtaATGGCTAACCCTAATACTCACCCGCGGCAGGATGCGATAGCATCCCGCTGACAGTAGGATTGGGATTCAGGTCGGTATTTAGACGCTGAGATCCTGAGTCATGTCTGTATTTCTACGCTGATTGTCCTTCtgcggacgggattccggcgtctgtattttgagcaCCGGAATCCCGTCCGTCTAAATACCAACTATCCTGACTTCGTACCTGTGTGGCCCTGTGTAATAACAATACAGGTAATCAGTCATTACAATTCAGTCTTGTTAATCATTTTTTCTCAGTGTTAGATCAAACTAAAGACGGCTCTGAATAGTGGAGGTTTAATTCTGGCCACTAATAAATGATCTTTAGAGTTTTCTTCAGTGTTCTTACGTGTAATATTGTAATGATCCCAGTCAGCACGGCTTGTAAGTGTTATTAAATA
Protein-coding regions in this window:
- the FAM83G gene encoding protein FAM83G is translated as MALSQIQCLDNNNVNWRSSEAKPEFFYSEEQRLALEALVGSGQDAFHEVVKKENIRDFLSEPELAKIVSRVEPFDPEYCNPWITGDKPEKEGEGDHQEDVEHSLEYWPDKSDCSIPDLDLGWPDTVTYRGVTRATVYMQPPIDGQPHIKEVVRKVITQAQKVIAVVMDVFTDVDIFKDMLEAGFKRKAGVYLILNESDVKYFLQMCEKAQMHKGHLKNLRVRSVGGAEFYTRFSTKFKGSLGQKFIFVDGDKAVCGSYSFTWSAARIDRNLITVLSGQVVESFDRQFQELYLLSKGVSLKNVPMDNEPIPEPVALPAPVPAAITEAIARKMFNPKYALVTVKSASESGKDPKPEVSAVKKIITKTRGLTSQHHTDEPQIHPALQDMEKANMFDYLPTWVEPDPEPGSDILGYINIIDPSIKNAQLSQMNRIKICDTSQATAQYMQQSRENELRQNRNSPTCSHSNTNPSRQASQDAGSSPSNSQGNPSRQTSQVEGSGPSNSQGNPSRQASQDVQTGPSNSQGNLSRQASQDERLEPSNSCGSPSRQESIPSPDIVPAESPNVINDLEPQHTSYDSAQKPIEGFAELAGSHHLVSKNKGPGAADGKPPPVPKPRTVPVTDFITLKNTLNTKSSMSSSPTGELTVPSVNGVDAEGRDAEDIDLLIETEHTDHDQEEDSADVYQLCAGEYSSSGSGSLPPSNASSMSEEYYPSSSVHRRSSDRIPNGDRPPPRRKLSDGYISRGSFLSPVSSSQPLMERRAAENGKRRNTLEEELNRVLSSGHQMQGTDRIYALEPPQGNPLFQYSPNGTAGGYDRFQSHPGPRDIGKGRGKKESMEGAYHQVHRKPDSPGARTRLWTSKDYGGSYTSPTPQSPVTPDNPHTPFGIPYSKLSQAKHLKSKIGAASLDSRRKGHIPPGHKDL